A portion of the Oncorhynchus gorbuscha isolate QuinsamMale2020 ecotype Even-year linkage group LG19, OgorEven_v1.0, whole genome shotgun sequence genome contains these proteins:
- the LOC124006362 gene encoding C-type lectin domain family 9 member A-like produces MAEELHYSSVVFKNPIVSSPKEKKEEETAYAEVKAKGSAVTQQNPATAVDEKSALHSQPFRGPAVCLGLLCALLVSAIIGLCVYFSTALSEHNTKLVGELAANQDLMNLNSNLSRANHILQSDYTNVSTTNRRLAAEKEHVSRERDRLNWNLQFIFQFDDFPVKKYCSQNVGSGERVCNSCQDSWILFQSSCYLIVQYDPPWKTWTESQQYCKQENADLPVIGSRAEQEFIHNHTKEYYDKYHGYWIGLTDKAEEGKWLWVNGGHQNLTDGFWNSQTGGDCVLTIPSNAPLANWNAVRCDMQNSWICESRALIWSD; encoded by the exons ATGGCAGAAGAGCTGCATTATTCTTCCGTGGTTTTCAAGAATCCCATCGTTTCTTCGCCGAAAG AGAAAAAAGAGGAAGAAACAGCATATGCTGAAGTAAAGGCTAAGGGAAGTGCAGTCACTCAACAAAATCCTGCCACAGCag TGGACGAGAAGTCTGCTCTCCACTCTCAACCCTTTCGAGGACCGGCAGTGTGTTTGGGGCTTCTTTGTGCCCTCTTAGTTTCAGCCATTATAGGCCTCTGTGTCTACT TCAGCACTGCTCTCTCAGAGCACAACACAAAGTTGGTGGGGGAACTGGCGGCCAATCAGGACCTAATGAATCTCAATAGCAATCTGAGTAGAGCCAATCACATTTTGCAGAGTGATTACACCAATGTCAGCACCACAAACCGACGTTTAGCGGCAGAGAAAGAACATGTgtcaagagagagggatagactgAACTGGAATCTTCAGTTCATATTTCAGTTTGATGACTTTCCGGTCAAGAAATATTGTTCACAAAACGTTGGCTCAGGAG agagagtgtgtaacTCTTGCCAAGATAGCTGGATTTTGTTCCAATCTAGTTGTTACCTGATTGTGCAATATGACCCTCCATGGAAGACCTGGACAGAAAGCCAACAATATTGCAAACAAGAGAATGCTGATTTGCCCGTCATTGGCAGCCGAGCAGAACAG GAATTCATTCATAACCACACTAAAGAATACTATGATAAGTACCATGGGTATTGGATCGGTTTGACGGACAAAGCTGAAGAGGGCAAATGGCTCTGGGTTAATGGAGGTCATCAGAATCTGACTGATGG GTTTTGGAACAGTCAAACTGGGGGTGATTGTGTGTTAACTATCCCAAGCAATGCACCGTTGGCTAATTGGAATGCTGTACGGTGTGATATGCAGAACAGTTGGATCTGTGAGAGTAGAGCATTAATATGGTCAGATTAA
- the LOC124005814 gene encoding nestin-like isoform X1 has translation MELHSLRHHHSHRTDNKLQMLNLNQRLETYLGRVRLLEEENKLLCQELQALRVSGQGGRMGLEDKLSLARQEVEEAWREKDRVELELGSMGEELQVLGLQRRWEADAHVEVKKKLADSRKEMEEEKRAQIWLREKVSQLEKQIQFQIQTHQEDVAGFQATLIQVRPALPSPPPQTGTQLPSLQDLGEEYSQMAVRAWHEAAMVFQGQVDSLDESLNQARTRLAQVGQEKNESQLKLHALENELYSAQDRRQCLERSVAKQRDGQRQEIQNLQAHLEVLEMEKGALGNQIDTLLTESRGLVQLKMSLGMEVATYRALLDNESLMGDFSSTNQLRSTYTSDGVPSSRGVKQSFQTQLATSHMISPFSTIHRASPRSNVTTMSASPIWTQNQVTLNETPESCRKTEEEHVDFDLGSNRQVIWSTPYPKVPQDGISVDHFRPQDVHEEVNYAEPLSPPTEEAGADVVSWLGSDHKEQSMWDLEKEEEDQNIVRTWVAKDKPVLEHAMSHQVEISFSMPTVFSTDAQEPYSPSVSFERAGSVTGAHSAFSANDDNDVPFEMSSEKEEPLLDLPYGPMNALEERDLETARKDAEWVGKEGLESETKLVLEPAFETFTISQAFEYNKPKEFNQEDNMSYASTQASHGSEEAFHHVKSVEEDVINLTKEDDENYMSNKDEEQLEDELRPYGYGKDDCERLAGFNNENCVTERIDKFNREAIISYESAQASHWSEEVVFHHVERLEEGDINFTKGDDENDMYNKREEQYALHPNGDVNDEWDRVGGCNEENGIRERMDEGMDQEGKDHMKEEEMWNNRETQPNQSDQEHIPLGRENISDNDKEDHDEANYCQNTSVSWRAELDGDSYAQDNTLADTHPLIRYKSDETDANTQASHMGESDSSDGEQDREVCQTGSGTWGEGKSKQFDTMEDLYEESEGDVIDQERNMGSTHQEDVDACQTKEHATQENDEENAVDQLIQEAEEEQSYEELTEPGEYSMMCSDEDYNEERIDRLVEQELENLSISSYSEHFNGQMIESESVLSLQIASHTELSQTQDILYSEEVEQIHSERLNQSEQDHMTSGGEELNQSEQDHMTSGGEELNQSEQDHMTSGGEKLNQSEQEHIPSDREKLNLTEQDNIPLGGEKLNQSEPGYITSGGENLNKSEQEHIPSNGEKLNQSQQEHIPLGGEKINQSVPEYIPQGKENMNQSEQENITSGGEKLNLYAQENIPSDGEKINQYEQKNIPSDREKLNQSEPEYIPSGGEKLNQSEPEYIPSGREELNQSEPEYIPSGGEELNQSEPEYIPSGREELNQSEPEYIPSGGEELNQSEPEYIPSGREELNQSEPEYIPSGGEELNQSEPEYIPSGGEELNQPEPEYIPSGGEELNQSEPEYIPSEVLYSMTSRIRMTPEHTSLRESSEISKADYLAQGNVFSEELGTEAVPDKIEGQDDQNLSMLTHEDFTESHSIHSSLNSRPESQTNMNNSDIEESNSTDDESPNASQYLQRTNGANLTADQVDLLDVEVSHYEDCNALIEHSAEEVTSYLESHECLQTDKWEVLESPNKHLESGDPFAGHKRDSERSSKTDSEGRDLHSFLSSGVHSNFWGSNLETGASYQPDEPYDHVTKLHNQNLALADNLSWVDLESTGGQLEHKDGQ, from the exons atggaGCTCCACAGCCTCCGACACCACCACAGCCACCGGACCGACAACAAGCTCCAGATGCTGAACCTCAACCAGCGCCTGGAGACCTACCTGGGCCGAGTGAGGCtgctggaggaggagaacaagcTACTATGCCAGGAGCTCCAGGCCCTGAGGGTCAGTGGCCAGGGGGGGCGGATGGGCCTGGAAGACAAGCTGAGCCTGGCCAGGCAGGAGGTGGAGGAAGCCTGGAGGGAGAAGGACCGGGTGGAGCTGGAGCTAGGGAGTATGGGTGAGGAGCTCCAAGTCCTGGGGCTGCAGAGACGGTGGGAGGCGGACGCCCATGTGGAGGTGAAGAAGAAGCTGGCAGACAgcaggaaggagatggaggaggagaagagggctCAGATCTGGTTAAGAGAGAAGGTGAGCCAGCTGGAGAAACAAATCCAGTTCCAGATACAAACCCACCAGGAAGATGTTGCTGGCTTCCAGGCTACACTAATCCAAGTCAGACCTGCCCTGCCATCTCCTCCACCCCAAACGGGCACCCAGCTTCCAAGCCTCCAGGACCTGGGTGAGGAGTACTCCCAGATGGCTGTCAGGGCATGGCATGAGGCGGCCATGGTGTTTCAGGGCCAGGTAGACAGCCTGGACGAGtctctaaaccaggccagaacccGGTTGGCCCAGGTGGGCCAGGAGAAGAATGAGAGCCAACTGAAACTTCATGCCCTGGAGAATGAGCTGTATTCAGCCCAGGATAGAAGGCAGTGTCTGGAGAGGAGTGTGGCcaaacagagagacggacagaggcaAGAGATACAAAACCTGCAG GCCCATCTGGAGGTGTTGGAGATGGAGAAGGGGGCACTGGGAAATCAGATTGACACTCTTCTGACAGAAAGTAGGGGTCTGGTGCAGCTGAAGATGTCTCTAGGCATGGAGGTGGCCACATACAG AGCTTTACTGGACAATGAAAGTCTGATGGGGGATTTCTCTTCAACAAATCAGCTAAGGAGTACCTACACATCTG ATGGAGTCCCCAGCTCTCGAGGGGTTAAGCAAAGCTTCCAGACACAGCTGGCTACCAGTCACATGATCAGTCCCTTCTCTACCATCCATAGAGCAAGCCCACGATCCAATGTAACCACGATGTCCGCATCACCAATCTGGACTCAAAACCAGGTAACCCTGAACGAAACACCTGAGAGTTGtcgaaagacagaggaagagcaTGTTGACTTTGACTTAGGGTCCAACCGGCAGGTTATTTGGTCAACGCCTTACCCCAAAGTACCACAGGATGGAATTTCAGTCGACCACTTCAGACCCCAAGATGTCCATGAAGAAGTCAACTATGCTGAGcctctctcacctcccactgAAGAGGCAGGAGCTGATGTTGTATCTTGGCTTGGTTCTGACCATAAGGAACAATCCATGTGGGATTtagaaaaggaggaagaggatcaGAACATAGTCAGAACCTGGGTTGCTAAAGACAAACCAGTTCTGGAACATGCCATGAGTCACCAGGTTGAGATCAGCTTCAGTATGCCAACTGTGTTCAGCACTGATGCTCAAGAGCCATACAGCCCTTCAGTGAGCTTTGAGAGAGCAGGTTCAGTGACAGGGGCACATTCTGCTTTCTCGGCGAATGATGATAATGATGTACCTTTTGAAATGTCTTCTGAAAAGGAGGAACCTCTACTAGATCTGCCTTACGGTCCCATGAATGCATTGGAGGAAAGAGATCTCGAAACAGCAAGGAAAGACGCTGAATGGGTGGGGAAAGAAGGCTTGGAGTCTGAAACTAAATTAGTGCTAGAACCTGCATTTGAGACCTTCACTATCAGTCAAGCTTTTGAGTACAACAAGCCAAAAGAGTTCAACCAAGAGGACAATATGTCATATGCATCTACTCAAGCCTCCCACGGTTCAGAAGAGGCATTTCACCATGTTAAAAGTGTGGAGGAAGATGTTATTAATCTCACAAAAGAGGATGATGAAAACTACATGTCTAACAAAGATGAGGAGCAATTGGAAGATGAATTGCGCCCCTATGGGTATGGTAAGGATGATTGTGAAAGATTGGCTGGGTTCAATAACGAAAATTGTGTGACAGAAAGAATCGATAAGTTCAACCGAGAGGCGATTATCTCATATGAATCTGCTCAAGCTTCTCACTGGTCAGAAGAGGTAGTATTTCACCATGTTGAAAGACTGGAGGAAGGTGATATAAATTTCACAAAAGGGGATGATGAAAATGATATGTATAATAAACGTGAGGAACAATATGCATTGCACCCCAATGGGGATGTAAATGATGAATGGGATAGAGTGGGAGGATGCAATGAAGAGAATGGAATTAGAGAAAGAATGGATGAAGGAATGGATCAAGAAGGAAAGGATCATATGAAAGAGGAAGAGATGTGGAATAACAGAGAAACCCAACCAAATCAGTCTGATCAAGAGCATATACCTTTAGGCAGAGAGAATATATCCGACAATGACAAAGAGGATCATGATGAGGCAAACTACTGTCAAAATACTTCTGTTTCATGGAGGGCTGAGCTAGATGGTGACAGCTAcgctcaggacaacacactggccGACACACACCCCCTGATCCGTTACAAGAGTGACGAGACGGATGCCAACACTCAGGCTTCACACATGGGCGAGAGTGACTCCAGTGATGGTGAACAGGACAGGGAGGTTTGCCAGACAGGATCAGGCACCTGGGGCGAAGGCAAGTCCAAACAGTTTGACACCATGGAGGATCTGTATGAAGAGTCAGAAGGGGATGTCATAGATCAGGAACGTAACATGGGCTCCACTCACCAAGAGGACGTGGATGCTTGCCAAACAAAGGAGCATGCTACACAGGAGAACGATGAGGAGAATGCAGTAGATCAGTTGATTCAGGAGGCAGAAGAGGAGCAATCCTATGAGGAACTTACAGAACCTGGAGAGTACTCCATGATGTGCTCCGATGAGGACTATAATGAAGAAAGAATTGATAGATTGGTGGAGCAAGAGTTAGAGAATTTATCTATATCCAGTTACAGTGAACACTTTAATGGGCAGATGATTGAGAGCGAGTCAGTACTGAGTCTTCAAATTGCGTCTCACACTGAACTTTCCCAGACACAAGACATATTATAcagtgaggaggtagagcagatACACTCAGAGAG ACTGAATCAATCTGAGCAAGACCATATGACCTCAGGCGGCGAGGAACTGAATCAATCTGAGCAAGACCATATGACCTCAGGCGGCGAGGAACTGAATCAATCTGAGCAAGACCATATGACCTCAGGCGGAGAGAAACTGAATCAATCTGAGCAAGAGCATAT AccctcagacagagagaaactGAATCTCACCGAGCAAGATAATATACCTTTAGGCGGAGAGAAACTAAATCAATCCGAGCCAGGGTATATAACTTCAGGCGGAGAGAATTTGAATAAATCTGAGCAAGAGCATATACCTTCAAACGGAGAAAAACTGAATCAATCCCAGCAAGAGCATATACCTTTAGGCGGAGAGAAAATTAATCAATCCGTTCCAGAGTATATACCCCAAGGCAAAGAGAACATGAATCAATCCGAGCAAGAGAATATAACTTCAGGCGGAGAGAAACTGAATCTATATGCGCAAGAAAATATACCCTCAGACGGTGAGAAAATTAATCAATACGAGCAAAAGAATATACCTTCAGACAGAGAGAAACTGAATCAATCTGAGCCAGAGTATATACCCTCAGGTGGAGAGAAACTGAATCAATCTGAGCCAGAGTATATACCCTCAGGTAGAGAGGAACTGAATCAATCTGAGCCAGAGTATATACCCTCAGGTGGAGAGGAACTGAATCAATCTGAGCCAGAGTATATACCCTCAGGTAGAGAGGAACTGAATCAATCTGAGCCAGAGTATATACCCTCAGGTGGAGAGGAACTGAATCAATCTGAGCCAGAGTATATACCCTCAGGTAGAGAGGAACTGAATCAATCTGAGCCAGAGTATATACCCTCAGGTGGAGAGGAACTGAATCAATCTGAGCCAGAGTATATACCCTCAGGTGGAGAGGAACTGAATCAACCTGAGCCAGAGTATATACCCTCAGGTGGAGAGGAACTGAATCAATCTGAGCCAGAGTATATACCCTCCGAGGTTCTGTATTCAATGACCTCTAGGATTCGAATGACACCTGAACACACGTCTCTTAGAGAAAGTTCAGAAATATCCAAAGCAGACTATTTGGCTCAAGGTAATGTCTTCAGTGAGGAACTGGGAACTGAAGCTGTACCAGACAAAATAGAAGGACAGGATGACCAGAACCTTTCTATGCTGACTCATGAAGACTTTACTGAAAGCCATTCTATCCACAGCAGTTTAAACAGCAGGCCTGAGAGTCAAACCAACATGAACAACTCGGATATAGAAGAGTCCAACAGCACAGATGATGAGTCTCCAAATGCAAGCCAGTATTTGCAACGTACCAACGGAGCAAATCTAACTGCAGATCAGGTAGACTTGTTAGATGTGGAGGTCTCTCACTATGAGGATTGCAATGCTCTTATAGAACATTCTGCAGAGGAGGTCACTAGCTATCTGGAAAGTCATGAATGTCTTCAGACAGACAAATGGGAAGTCTTAGAAAGTCCAAACAAACACCTGGAATCTGGAGATCCTTTTGCAGGTCACAAGAGAGACTCTGAGAGATCATCCAAAACTGACAGCGAAGGCCGGGACCTCCACAGCTTCCTCAGCTCTGGTGTACACAGCAACTTCTGGGGTTCCAATCTGGAAACAGGAGCCTCCTATCAACCGGACGAGCCATATGACCATGTGACCAAGCTACACAATCAGAACCTAGCCTTGGCTGATAACCTATCCTGGGTGGATTTGGAATCCACAGGCGGCCAATTGGAACATAAAGATGGACAGTGA
- the LOC124005814 gene encoding nestin-like isoform X2 codes for MELHSLRHHHSHRTDNKLQMLNLNQRLETYLGRVRLLEEENKLLCQELQALRVSGQGGRMGLEDKLSLARQEVEEAWREKDRVELELGSMGEELQVLGLQRRWEADAHVEVKKKLADSRKEMEEEKRAQIWLREKVSQLEKQIQFQIQTHQEDVAGFQATLIQVRPALPSPPPQTGTQLPSLQDLGEEYSQMAVRAWHEAAMVFQGQVDSLDESLNQARTRLAQVGQEKNESQLKLHALENELYSAQDRRQCLERSVAKQRDGQRQEIQNLQAHLEVLEMEKGALGNQIDTLLTESRGLVQLKMSLGMEVATYRWSPQLSRG; via the exons atggaGCTCCACAGCCTCCGACACCACCACAGCCACCGGACCGACAACAAGCTCCAGATGCTGAACCTCAACCAGCGCCTGGAGACCTACCTGGGCCGAGTGAGGCtgctggaggaggagaacaagcTACTATGCCAGGAGCTCCAGGCCCTGAGGGTCAGTGGCCAGGGGGGGCGGATGGGCCTGGAAGACAAGCTGAGCCTGGCCAGGCAGGAGGTGGAGGAAGCCTGGAGGGAGAAGGACCGGGTGGAGCTGGAGCTAGGGAGTATGGGTGAGGAGCTCCAAGTCCTGGGGCTGCAGAGACGGTGGGAGGCGGACGCCCATGTGGAGGTGAAGAAGAAGCTGGCAGACAgcaggaaggagatggaggaggagaagagggctCAGATCTGGTTAAGAGAGAAGGTGAGCCAGCTGGAGAAACAAATCCAGTTCCAGATACAAACCCACCAGGAAGATGTTGCTGGCTTCCAGGCTACACTAATCCAAGTCAGACCTGCCCTGCCATCTCCTCCACCCCAAACGGGCACCCAGCTTCCAAGCCTCCAGGACCTGGGTGAGGAGTACTCCCAGATGGCTGTCAGGGCATGGCATGAGGCGGCCATGGTGTTTCAGGGCCAGGTAGACAGCCTGGACGAGtctctaaaccaggccagaacccGGTTGGCCCAGGTGGGCCAGGAGAAGAATGAGAGCCAACTGAAACTTCATGCCCTGGAGAATGAGCTGTATTCAGCCCAGGATAGAAGGCAGTGTCTGGAGAGGAGTGTGGCcaaacagagagacggacagaggcaAGAGATACAAAACCTGCAG GCCCATCTGGAGGTGTTGGAGATGGAGAAGGGGGCACTGGGAAATCAGATTGACACTCTTCTGACAGAAAGTAGGGGTCTGGTGCAGCTGAAGATGTCTCTAGGCATGGAGGTGGCCACATACAG ATGGAGTCCCCAGCTCTCGAGGGGTTAA